One Streptomyces sp. R28 DNA window includes the following coding sequences:
- a CDS encoding carbohydrate ABC transporter permease, translating into MTTETTKETPEAAAVPPSGAAPAKKVPQGHRRLLTRRDRLTLGLMAGLPTILHIALVWVTALASIALAFTTWDGIGFDSIQWVGLQNFKELFEQNPQFWPAVQHNVIWFVVLIVIPTPLGLFLAVQLDKNIRFSRVYQTAFFLPVVMSMAVIGFVWQLIYNPDTGLINSIIGANEPGKYIDWIGDPDLNLWAILVAASWRHAGYMMILYLAGLKGVDPSLREASALDGASEWQTFKNVIFPTLRPTNTVVLVVTIIEALRAFDLVFVFNKGAEGTELLSILVTNNIIGESSRIGYGSAIAVVLLLISLVVIIPYLVATFRKERRA; encoded by the coding sequence ATGACCACGGAAACCACCAAGGAGACCCCGGAGGCGGCCGCCGTGCCGCCTTCGGGCGCTGCCCCCGCCAAGAAGGTGCCCCAGGGGCACCGCCGTCTGCTGACCCGCCGCGACCGGCTCACCCTCGGTCTGATGGCGGGCCTGCCGACCATCCTGCACATCGCCCTCGTGTGGGTGACGGCCCTCGCCTCCATCGCGCTGGCCTTCACCACCTGGGACGGCATCGGCTTCGACTCGATCCAGTGGGTCGGGCTGCAGAACTTCAAGGAACTCTTCGAGCAGAACCCGCAGTTCTGGCCCGCCGTCCAGCACAACGTCATCTGGTTCGTCGTCCTGATCGTGATCCCGACGCCGCTGGGTCTGTTCCTGGCCGTGCAGCTGGACAAGAACATCCGGTTCAGCCGGGTGTACCAGACCGCCTTCTTCCTGCCCGTCGTGATGTCGATGGCCGTCATCGGCTTCGTCTGGCAGCTGATCTACAACCCCGACACCGGCCTGATCAACAGCATCATCGGGGCCAACGAGCCCGGCAAGTACATCGACTGGATCGGCGACCCGGACCTCAACCTCTGGGCGATCCTCGTCGCCGCGTCCTGGCGCCACGCCGGCTACATGATGATCCTCTACCTGGCCGGCCTGAAGGGCGTCGACCCCTCGCTGCGGGAGGCGTCCGCGCTCGACGGGGCGAGCGAGTGGCAGACGTTCAAGAACGTCATCTTCCCGACGCTGCGGCCCACCAACACGGTCGTGCTGGTCGTCACCATCATCGAGGCCCTGCGCGCCTTCGACCTGGTCTTCGTCTTCAACAAGGGCGCCGAGGGCACCGAGCTGCTCTCGATCCTGGTCACCAACAACATCATCGGCGAGTCCAGCCGCATCGGATACGGCTCCGCGATCGCGGTCGTCCTGCTGCTGATCTCGCTCGTCGTGATCATTCCCTACCTGGTGGCCACCTTCCGGAAGGAGCGGCGCGCATGA
- a CDS encoding ABC transporter substrate-binding protein: MQHFTPSGLSLPSPSRRTLLRGIGGAAVLGAGVPLLSACGGSGTASDPKTVTLGSKASDPVPKKAFADIYAAYKKKSGITVDVNTKDSNTFQEQINSYLQGTPDDVFTWFAGYRMQFFAAKGLATPIDDVWKTIGGNFPEAMHKLSKGEDGKYYFVPLYTYPWAIFYRKSVFKEKGYEVPTKWDDFVALCKQMKKDGLVPIAFGDKDAWPALGTFDQINFRQNGYDFHVELMAGKASWTDAKVRKAFDTWAEILPYHQEGAVGRTWQDAAQTLAAKKAGMYLLGTFVAQQFTNKADLDDLDFFAFPEIDPAYGQDTVEAPTDGFMMSKSPKNKAEAVKLLQYLGTSDAEGIYLKSDPSVVHASTKADTSSYTPLQKKAYDMIAGAKSLTQFMDRDSRPDFTSTVMQPALQKFIRDPKGVDSLLASIERQKKTIFASG, translated from the coding sequence ATGCAGCACTTCACCCCCTCCGGTCTCTCACTGCCCTCGCCGAGTCGCCGCACCCTGCTGCGCGGCATCGGCGGCGCCGCCGTTCTCGGCGCCGGCGTTCCGCTGCTCAGCGCCTGCGGTGGCAGCGGTACGGCCAGTGACCCGAAGACCGTCACCCTCGGCTCCAAGGCGTCCGACCCGGTGCCGAAGAAGGCGTTCGCCGACATCTACGCGGCCTACAAGAAGAAGTCCGGCATCACGGTCGACGTGAACACCAAGGACTCCAACACCTTCCAGGAGCAGATCAACTCCTACCTCCAGGGCACGCCGGACGACGTGTTCACCTGGTTCGCCGGCTACCGGATGCAGTTCTTCGCGGCCAAGGGTCTGGCCACCCCGATCGACGACGTGTGGAAGACCATCGGGGGCAACTTCCCCGAGGCGATGCACAAGCTCAGCAAGGGCGAGGACGGCAAGTACTACTTCGTGCCGCTGTACACGTACCCGTGGGCGATCTTCTACCGGAAGAGCGTCTTCAAGGAGAAGGGCTACGAAGTCCCCACCAAGTGGGACGACTTCGTCGCCCTGTGCAAGCAGATGAAGAAGGACGGCCTCGTCCCGATCGCCTTCGGCGACAAGGACGCCTGGCCCGCGCTCGGCACCTTCGACCAGATCAACTTCCGCCAGAACGGCTACGACTTCCACGTCGAGCTGATGGCGGGCAAGGCCTCCTGGACCGACGCCAAGGTCCGCAAGGCCTTCGACACGTGGGCCGAGATCCTCCCCTACCACCAGGAGGGCGCCGTCGGCCGCACCTGGCAGGACGCGGCCCAGACGCTCGCCGCCAAGAAGGCCGGCATGTATCTGCTCGGCACCTTCGTGGCCCAGCAGTTCACGAACAAGGCCGACCTGGACGACCTGGACTTCTTCGCCTTCCCGGAGATCGACCCGGCGTACGGGCAGGACACCGTCGAGGCGCCGACCGACGGCTTCATGATGAGCAAGAGCCCGAAGAACAAGGCCGAGGCGGTCAAGCTGCTTCAGTACCTGGGCACTTCGGACGCCGAGGGCATCTACCTCAAGTCCGACCCGAGCGTGGTCCACGCCTCCACCAAGGCCGACACGTCGTCGTACACGCCTCTGCAGAAGAAGGCGTACGACATGATCGCGGGCGCCAAGTCCCTGACCCAGTTCATGGACCGTGACAGCCGGCCGGACTTCACCTCCACGGTGATGCAGCCCGCGCTGCAGAAGTTCATCCGCGACCCCAAGGGCGTCGACAGCCTCCTGGCGTCGATCGAGCGCCAGAAGAAGACGATCTTCGCGTCCGGCTGA
- a CDS encoding SDR family NAD(P)-dependent oxidoreductase, with amino-acid sequence MSGLSGLLEGQVALVTGAGGGIGRGIALRFAQEGAAVVLHCRTAVEAAGEVASGIRESGGRAVVLRGDLTDEEECRRVVAEAAEWGDGRLTALVNNAGVQPTQELRGMTVAQWRAVVDTNLSSVFACTQAAVEIMREQDGGGSVTHIASVEATHPAPLHAHYSASKAAVRTHARSAALEYGPLGIRVNTVSPGLIHREGLEEAWPEGVRRWERAAPTGRLGRPEDVGDACVFLASGLASWITGHDLVVDGGVSARPTW; translated from the coding sequence GAGCGGACTCAGTGGGCTCCTCGAAGGGCAGGTCGCCCTGGTCACGGGGGCGGGCGGCGGCATCGGGCGCGGGATCGCGCTGCGGTTCGCCCAGGAGGGGGCGGCGGTCGTGCTTCACTGCCGTACGGCGGTGGAGGCGGCGGGGGAAGTGGCGTCAGGTATCCGGGAATCGGGTGGGCGGGCCGTGGTGCTGCGCGGCGACCTGACGGATGAGGAGGAGTGCCGGCGGGTGGTGGCCGAGGCCGCCGAGTGGGGTGACGGGCGACTGACGGCGCTGGTCAACAACGCGGGCGTACAACCGACCCAGGAGCTGCGGGGCATGACCGTGGCGCAGTGGCGGGCGGTCGTGGACACCAACCTGTCCAGCGTCTTCGCATGCACGCAGGCCGCGGTCGAGATCATGCGGGAGCAGGACGGCGGCGGTTCGGTCACCCACATCGCCTCCGTCGAGGCGACCCACCCGGCACCCCTGCACGCCCACTACTCCGCCTCCAAGGCAGCGGTACGGACGCACGCCCGCTCGGCCGCCCTGGAGTACGGCCCCCTCGGCATCCGCGTCAACACGGTCTCGCCCGGGCTGATCCACCGGGAAGGGCTGGAGGAGGCGTGGCCGGAGGGGGTACGCCGGTGGGAACGGGCGGCGCCGACGGGGAGGTTGGGGCGGCCGGAGGACGTGGGGGACGCTTGCGTGTTCCTGGCGTCGGGGCTGGCATCCTGGATCACGGGGCATGACCTGGTGGTGGACGGTGGGGTGTCGGCGCGGCCGACTTGGTGA
- a CDS encoding glycoside hydrolase family 36 protein → MPHPFTPVASVPVDAAHARVHEEGWQSWSPSGAYALGDKPYRPTNDNWATVCYRSGVTVPEGTFQGEGLLALDPGDGSPVRLWAAVEPTREVPSVRLVVDGDTAEVSADGPVKEWTGTDIQTVLGEWAASLGVDSPRPAPTVWCSWYEYFTAVTEDDIHENLRAMETLDLPIDVVQIDDGYQKALGDWLTLSGRFRSRAGIADAIRARGRRAGIWTAPFLVDPASDLAAEHPEWLVRDADGGFTHAGRNWGHDLRVLDTTHPEAAEYLTDVFRTLRAEGYDYFKVDFLYAGALDGVRHDRDADALTAYRSGIELIREAIGADAYLLGCGAPILPSIGLFDAMRVSPDTAPHRRPEADDYSQPGQDPAEFTGVGRQWQHGRFWINDPDCLMARPAVETREQWAAHVEATGGLMASSDRLLSLDEWGVATTRRLLGGAAR, encoded by the coding sequence GTGCCTCACCCCTTCACCCCCGTCGCCTCCGTGCCCGTGGACGCGGCTCACGCCCGCGTCCACGAGGAGGGCTGGCAGTCCTGGAGCCCCAGCGGTGCCTACGCCCTGGGTGACAAGCCGTACCGCCCGACGAACGACAACTGGGCGACGGTCTGTTACCGGTCGGGAGTCACCGTTCCCGAGGGAACCTTCCAGGGCGAGGGCCTGCTGGCCCTGGACCCCGGCGACGGCTCACCGGTCCGGCTGTGGGCGGCCGTCGAGCCCACGCGTGAAGTGCCGTCGGTCCGGCTGGTCGTCGACGGCGACACGGCGGAGGTCAGCGCCGACGGCCCGGTGAAGGAGTGGACGGGCACGGACATCCAGACGGTGTTGGGGGAGTGGGCCGCCTCGCTGGGGGTCGACTCCCCGCGCCCGGCGCCCACCGTCTGGTGCTCCTGGTACGAGTACTTCACCGCCGTCACCGAGGACGACATCCACGAGAACCTCCGTGCGATGGAGACCCTCGACCTGCCCATCGACGTCGTCCAGATCGACGACGGCTACCAGAAGGCCCTCGGCGACTGGCTCACCCTCTCCGGCCGCTTCCGCTCCCGCGCCGGCATCGCGGACGCGATCAGGGCGCGGGGCCGCCGGGCGGGCATCTGGACCGCGCCCTTCCTGGTCGACCCGGCGAGCGACCTGGCCGCCGAGCACCCTGAGTGGCTGGTCCGCGACGCGGACGGCGGCTTCACGCACGCCGGCCGCAACTGGGGCCACGACCTGCGCGTCCTGGACACCACGCACCCCGAGGCGGCGGAGTATCTGACGGACGTGTTTCGCACGCTGCGCGCCGAGGGCTACGACTACTTCAAGGTCGACTTCCTCTACGCGGGTGCGCTGGACGGCGTACGGCACGACCGGGACGCGGACGCGCTGACGGCGTACCGATCCGGCATCGAGCTGATCCGCGAGGCGATCGGCGCGGACGCCTACCTGCTGGGCTGCGGCGCCCCGATCCTGCCCTCCATCGGCCTGTTCGACGCGATGCGGGTCAGCCCCGACACGGCCCCGCACCGCCGCCCCGAGGCCGACGACTACAGCCAACCCGGCCAGGACCCGGCCGAGTTCACCGGCGTCGGCCGTCAGTGGCAGCACGGCCGCTTCTGGATCAACGACCCCGACTGTCTGATGGCCCGCCCGGCGGTGGAGACCCGCGAGCAGTGGGCGGCGCACGTGGAGGCGACGGGCGGCCTGATGGCGTCCAGCGACCGCCTGCTGTCGCTGGACGAGTGGGGCGTGGCCACGACCCGCCGTCTCCTCGGGGGAGCTGCCCGATGA
- a CDS encoding copper resistance protein CopC, which translates to MLLGPLLVLLLLGGTGPASAHAALRATDPEDGALLKSAPRHLTLTFTESVGLLDDSFRVLDPDGRRLRTGEPQHAQDGSDTARVTLPAKLAQGTYTVAWRVVSADSHPVSGAFTFSVGKRSLTTATVDTGRVEDPATKALYNIARYLAYLAAALLIGTATFMAVCRPPDAPVLHRLLRTGWWTLLVATLALLVLRAPYETGEGPLGSLSADSFSRTLVSRPGTVLLARLGLLAVGAGYLVRLARRRQPYGWSGAALAVGLAVTWAAGEHASAGIQVPVAMASSALHLLATAVWLGGLTALVVTLYRSAHLTPATVTRFSRLAFASVTVLVVTGVYQSWRGLGSWGALTGTTYGRLLTLKLAAVALLLGAAALSRRWTARLATVDAEAVGQERERERERERERERERERVPESVGGPSSSSAAAAPEPASVSADVSPPTDPHRRALRRSVLAEVAVGALVLAFTTILTSTLPGRAEAEAAAGAPAVVGASVTTVPFDVGTPGGRGKVQITLDPGRVGDNSIEALVYGPDGGVSIVPELRVSFTQPAKDIGPLDAELADKGGYWSNSFLNLPIAGTWEMKVTVRTSEVDQVSETRSVVVR; encoded by the coding sequence GTGCTGCTGGGCCCCCTGCTGGTCCTGCTCCTCCTCGGCGGCACGGGACCCGCGTCGGCCCACGCCGCCCTCCGCGCCACCGACCCCGAGGACGGCGCCCTCCTCAAGTCGGCCCCTCGCCACCTCACCCTGACCTTCACGGAGTCCGTCGGCCTGCTCGACGACTCCTTCCGCGTCCTGGATCCCGACGGCCGCCGCCTGCGCACGGGTGAGCCACAGCATGCCCAGGACGGCAGCGACACCGCGCGCGTGACGTTGCCCGCGAAGCTCGCCCAGGGGACGTACACCGTCGCCTGGCGGGTGGTGTCGGCCGACAGTCACCCGGTCTCCGGGGCGTTCACCTTCTCCGTCGGCAAACGCTCCCTCACCACGGCCACCGTGGACACCGGCCGCGTCGAGGACCCGGCGACCAAGGCCCTCTACAACATCGCCCGGTACCTGGCCTACCTCGCCGCCGCCCTGCTCATCGGCACGGCGACGTTCATGGCGGTCTGCCGTCCGCCGGACGCCCCCGTGCTCCACCGGCTGCTCAGGACGGGCTGGTGGACCCTCCTCGTGGCCACCCTCGCCCTGCTGGTGCTGCGCGCCCCGTACGAGACGGGCGAGGGCCCCCTGGGGTCCCTGAGCGCCGATTCCTTCAGCCGGACCCTGGTCAGCCGCCCGGGCACGGTCCTGCTCGCCCGGCTGGGTCTGCTGGCGGTGGGCGCCGGCTATCTCGTACGACTGGCCAGGCGACGTCAGCCCTACGGCTGGTCCGGCGCCGCCCTCGCCGTGGGTCTCGCCGTGACCTGGGCCGCCGGCGAGCACGCCTCCGCGGGCATCCAGGTGCCGGTCGCCATGGCGTCCTCGGCCCTGCACCTGCTGGCCACGGCGGTATGGCTGGGCGGCCTCACCGCCCTGGTCGTGACGCTGTACCGGTCGGCCCACCTGACCCCGGCCACCGTCACCCGCTTCTCCCGCCTCGCCTTCGCTTCCGTGACCGTCCTGGTCGTCACCGGCGTCTACCAGTCCTGGCGCGGCCTCGGCTCCTGGGGCGCGCTCACCGGCACGACGTACGGCAGGCTCCTGACCCTCAAGCTGGCCGCGGTGGCCCTGCTCCTCGGGGCGGCGGCCCTCTCGCGTCGCTGGACGGCGCGGCTGGCGACGGTCGACGCGGAGGCGGTCGGACAGGAGCGAGAGCGGGAACGCGAGCGGGAGCGGGAACGCGAGCGGGAGCGGGAACGGGTGCCTGAGTCGGTCGGTGGGCCGTCCTCGTCGTCGGCGGCGGCGGCGCCGGAGCCGGCGTCCGTGTCGGCCGACGTGTCGCCTCCCACGGACCCGCACCGCCGTGCCCTGCGCCGTTCCGTCCTCGCCGAAGTCGCCGTCGGCGCCCTCGTGCTCGCGTTCACCACGATCCTCACCAGCACGTTGCCCGGGCGGGCGGAGGCCGAGGCGGCGGCGGGGGCGCCCGCGGTGGTCGGGGCGTCCGTCACCACTGTGCCCTTCGACGTCGGCACCCCTGGCGGCCGGGGCAAGGTGCAGATCACCCTCGACCCGGGCCGGGTCGGCGACAACTCGATCGAGGCCCTCGTCTACGGCCCCGACGGCGGCGTCTCCATCGTCCCCGAACTGCGCGTCTCCTTCACCCAGCCGGCCAAGGACATCGGCCCCCTCGACGCCGAGCTCGCCGACAAGGGCGGCTACTGGAGCAACAGCTTCCTCAACCTGCCCATCGCCGGGACGTGGGAGATGAAGGTGACCGTACGGACGTCGGAGGTCGACCAGGTGAGTGAGACCAGGTCGGTCGTCGTGCGCTAG
- a CDS encoding carbohydrate ABC transporter permease: MSTSVVTKVRTPIRPARILLHVFLAGAALAWLAPLLWALYSAMRPYAETSEKGYVSWPDTLNFDNFTNAFTQSDMSHYFVNTMIIAVPAVLVTLFLSSMVAFYVSRFDFRLNLALLLVFTAGNLLPQQVIITPLYRLYLLIDLPGITMSGKLYDSALGLVLIHVAFQSGFCAFVLSNYMRTLPHELTEAALVDGASVWRQYWQIVLPLCRPAMAALATLLSIWIYNDFFWALVLISTGENMPITSALNNLTGAYFTDPNLVAAGALLTAIPTLIVYFVLQRQFVSGLTLGANKG, from the coding sequence ATGAGCACCTCCGTCGTGACCAAGGTCCGCACGCCCATCCGCCCGGCCCGGATCCTGCTGCATGTCTTCCTCGCGGGCGCGGCACTGGCCTGGCTCGCGCCGCTGCTGTGGGCGCTGTACTCGGCCATGCGGCCGTACGCGGAGACGAGTGAGAAGGGATACGTGTCCTGGCCGGACACGCTGAACTTCGACAACTTCACGAATGCGTTCACGCAGTCGGACATGAGCCACTACTTCGTCAACACGATGATCATCGCCGTCCCGGCGGTGCTGGTGACGCTGTTCCTGTCGTCGATGGTCGCCTTCTACGTCAGCCGCTTCGACTTCCGGCTCAACCTCGCGCTGCTGCTGGTCTTCACCGCGGGCAACCTGCTCCCCCAGCAGGTCATCATCACCCCGCTGTACCGGCTGTACCTGCTGATCGACCTGCCCGGCATCACCATGTCCGGCAAGCTCTACGACTCCGCCCTCGGCCTGGTCCTCATCCACGTCGCGTTCCAGTCGGGCTTCTGCGCCTTCGTGCTCAGCAACTACATGCGCACGCTGCCGCACGAGCTGACCGAGGCCGCCCTGGTGGACGGCGCCTCGGTGTGGCGGCAGTACTGGCAGATCGTGCTGCCGCTGTGCCGCCCGGCGATGGCGGCCCTGGCGACGCTGCTGTCCATCTGGATCTACAACGACTTCTTCTGGGCCCTCGTCCTGATCTCCACCGGCGAGAACATGCCGATCACCTCGGCCCTGAACAACCTCACCGGCGCGTACTTCACCGACCCCAACCTGGTCGCCGCGGGCGCCCTGCTCACCGCGATCCCGACGCTGATCGTGTACTTCGTGCTCCAGCGGCAGTTCGTCAGCGGCCTGACGCTGGGCGCCAACAAGGGCTGA